The following DNA comes from Lentibacillus sp. Marseille-P4043.
CTCTTCAATCGATCCCTTTTCGAAACCAGATTGATAGCTTAATGATTGTTGGCGTTTTAAGCGTTCTTTTAATTCACCAAAAACATCGGCAGTGGCAAAACCGATTTTATCAATCCCGATTTCTTTACTATACGCAATGATTTCTTCTTTCAATTGTTCTGTGTTCATTGATCCCGCTTCCTTCTAACATTAGTCTATTTGCAATACATGTAATGAGCGGATTCGGTTCAAAACAGCTGCAATTTCATATTTTCGTGGTCTGGCAATGTCTCCTGGATGCTGATTTTGAAAAGCTGCAAACGATGCTAGACCATTCTGATCCATTTGCTTGTCGATTGTTTCCAGTAAATCTTTTAAAGATGTTGGGCGCTGTAATCCATTGGTTCGATCCAAATACTGAATGATCTCGGCAATCATGCGCGTTTGTGAAGCATCCACCAATTGTTCTGTCTGTTCAAATGAAATATCGGATCTACCCATAATAATTTTTGTTAACCCTTTTGCCTGTGTCTTTGCGCGCTTACCTTTTTGCGTTTGCAAGCTATTTTGCTTTAGTGTCCGATTCGTGATCTTGCCAAAATACTCGTTTGTGGCTGAGTCCCGTTCAACCGGGTATTCCTCCATGATCGATTGTGCTTGATTCGTTACATTTTTTGGAACATATTCATCCATCATAATCACTTCATCAGCTACAGCAAAATAATCACCAGATCCGCCCATAACCAGAATCGTTGAGACGTCCAGTTGATCGCGCATTTGTTTCACTTTATCAATAAATGGTGTGATTGGTTCCTGTGCCTTTTTCACGAGCTGCTGCATCCGATAGTCCCGAATCATAAAATTTGTTGCACTTGTATCTTCATCAATCAGTAATGTCGTTGCGCCTATTTCCAACGCCTCCATGACATTTGCCGCCTGTGACGTACTACCGCTTGCATTTTCCGTTGTAAAAAATTGTGTATCCTGCTTATGCGGCAAATTTGAAATAAACGGCGAAATATTGACACCGGTAATCTGTCGTCCATCCTCTGCACGGATTTTTACCGCATCGGGATTTGTTAAAACAAATTCACGTCCATCCCCTTTTGTATGCGGGTAAACGCCACGTTCAATCGCCTTTAAAACAGTACTTTTTCCGTGGTATCCTCCACCAACAATTAATGTAATTCCTTTTTTTATCGCCAACCCTTTTATCGGTCCCGGCTGATGTGGAAGGCTGATTTCTACCTCATTTTCACTTGGGCTTTGAAAAGGAATTGCCTGCTTCAACGGACGGTTACTGACACCACTTTCTCTTGGTAAAATAGATCCGTTCGCAATAAAAGCAATCCAATCTTGTTTACTCATCTCATGTCGAATGGCTTCTTGCTGATCGGCTAATTGGACTGCCGCTTCTATTTCCTGATCAGTAATCGTAAACACCGAATTTTTGATAATAGCTGGAATGACCTGACCAAACAATTTCTCTGCTTCCCGGCCATTAATTCGTCTTCCGTTTGCCGGTAAACCAACCGACAAACACACTGTTATACTCGAGGAAGTGATTTGAACCGCACTTCTTTCTAATACTTCCTGCCCTGGCGTGTCAAAAATAACCGCACCACTTTTTCCTGAACCTTTTACCTGGAATTTACTACCATTAACCGCCTTCCCTACAGATCGGGCAATCCTATCTGCTGCAGCTATTTTACGATGGTAATTTTCCAGCCATTCATTTTTTATGGAACGTTTCTGCGTTGGAACCACTACGCGGATTTTTGATGGTGCGGCAAACGGATCCCCCTGTACATAATCTATATATAACGTAAAATTGTCATATGTGTAGTGCCCTTGGACACTTTTATATCCTTTATAACTTTTACCATCTAATTGATGTAATTGTTGTAATAAATTCTTCACACAAATCCCTCAACTTATTATAGTATGTGTTCAAAAAGGAGGATAATAAGGACCGCTTTTAGCAAAAATCTCCCTTAACGATGTGTCATTTTTACCGGACCTTTTGAACAACCTCTTATAGTTTCTTTCTCTAGAATACTATCCGTGTAGCCTGTAATTCAAGTGTAATTGTAGTGTTTAATGTGGTGTAACGATGTCGTGGATATTCATTTTTCGTTTGAAGTAATGTTCAGTGGGGAATCTAACATCCCCCACTGTTAGAATTGCGGATACCTTATTGATACTTTCCCATCTTTCCGACTTTTTCCCTAACCTCTCTAATGTTGTTCATTTTGTTGTCCCACGTCTTCTGACTCAAATCAACAGCATATTCTTCCGGATTAATGGTGCGTTTGTATTCCTCCCAGAACAGGTTTAGTTGCTCTTTTGCATATGCTTGCATATTATTCAGGTTCGGACTTTTATAGGTTAAACTACCGTCTACAAATACATCATGATGCAAATTAATCGCGTTGAAATTTGTAACAAATTTACTTATGTAAGTGTGTACAGGGTGAAACATTTTTAGTCTATCTTCATCATTTGGCTGCTCATTTTCTAATGTAATATAGTCTCCTTCAGCATTATTATTTATTGTATTTATGATCCGATAAAGTTTCTTCATACTAGGTGTTGTAACCTTTTCTGGATTTCCAGATATTTTAATCGTATCTTGCATGTTCCCATTTTCATCTTCTATGGAAACCAGCTTATATACAGCTCCTAATGCTGGTTGATCATAAGCTGTGATGAGTTTGGTTCCAACTCCCCAAACATCTATTTTTGCACCTTGACTTTGTAAACTTAAAATGGTCGACTCATCTAAATTATTGGACGCGTATATTTTTGCTTCATTAAAACCTGCAGCATCTAGCATTTTTCGAGCCTCTTTTGATAAATATGCCATATCACCGCTATCCAAACGAACACCTAAGAAATTTATCTGATCACCCAATTCTTGTGCTACTTTTATTGCGTTGGGGACACCAGATTTCAATGTGTCATACGTATCAACCAGGAATACACAATCACGATGCCTTTCTGCGTATTTTTTAAATGCCGTATATTCGTCTCTATAGGCTTGAATCATGGAATGCGCATGTGTGCCTGATACCGGAATATGAAATAGTTTCCCTGCCCTAACATTACTTGTTGCATCAAATCCGCCGATGAATGCCGCCCTAGTACCCCAAATGGCCGCATCCATTTCTTGTGCCCTTCTTGTTCCAAATTCCATTAAAAGCTGATCACCGACAATATGTTTAATCCTTGCTGCTTTAGTTGCAATCAATGTTTGGTAGTTCACAATATTGAGTAAGGCTGTTTCCATCAACTGCGCTTCAGCTAAAGTGGCTTCCACACGTAAGAGGGGTTCATTGCCAAACACAATTTCCCCTTCACATACAGACTTGATCGTACCGTTAAAGCTAATTCCTTTTAAGTAGTCGATGAAATCATCACCATATCCTAATTCTTCCTTTAAATAGGATAAATCTGAAGCACTAAATCGAAAATTGTTGATATAATCAATTATTCTTTCCAATCCAGCAAATACTGCAAAACCACTTTCAAACGGCATTTTTCTAAAATACAAATCAAATACTGCCTTTCGATTATGCATATTGTCAGCCCAATACGTTTCGGCCATATTAATTTGATACAAATCTGTGTGCAATGCTAAGCTATCATCTGTGTATGACATAGGAAAAGCCTCCCAATATTATTGTCCAAACTAAAAATTCAATTTCAATATTAAAAAATCCGTAATTAAATTAAAAACGCAACGCTTCGTAATTCTGCTTTTACGAAACACTGCGTTATGACGTATGTATGGAGCGGGTGAAGGGAATCGAACCCTCATCATCAGCTTGGAAGGCTGAGGTTTTACCAC
Coding sequences within:
- a CDS encoding ABC-ATPase domain-containing protein; protein product: MKNLLQQLHQLDGKSYKGYKSVQGHYTYDNFTLYIDYVQGDPFAAPSKIRVVVPTQKRSIKNEWLENYHRKIAAADRIARSVGKAVNGSKFQVKGSGKSGAVIFDTPGQEVLERSAVQITSSSITVCLSVGLPANGRRINGREAEKLFGQVIPAIIKNSVFTITDQEIEAAVQLADQQEAIRHEMSKQDWIAFIANGSILPRESGVSNRPLKQAIPFQSPSENEVEISLPHQPGPIKGLAIKKGITLIVGGGYHGKSTVLKAIERGVYPHTKGDGREFVLTNPDAVKIRAEDGRQITGVNISPFISNLPHKQDTQFFTTENASGSTSQAANVMEALEIGATTLLIDEDTSATNFMIRDYRMQQLVKKAQEPITPFIDKVKQMRDQLDVSTILVMGGSGDYFAVADEVIMMDEYVPKNVTNQAQSIMEEYPVERDSATNEYFGKITNRTLKQNSLQTQKGKRAKTQAKGLTKIIMGRSDISFEQTEQLVDASQTRMIAEIIQYLDRTNGLQRPTSLKDLLETIDKQMDQNGLASFAAFQNQHPGDIARPRKYEIAAVLNRIRSLHVLQID
- a CDS encoding nicotinate phosphoribosyltransferase, which gives rise to MSYTDDSLALHTDLYQINMAETYWADNMHNRKAVFDLYFRKMPFESGFAVFAGLERIIDYINNFRFSASDLSYLKEELGYGDDFIDYLKGISFNGTIKSVCEGEIVFGNEPLLRVEATLAEAQLMETALLNIVNYQTLIATKAARIKHIVGDQLLMEFGTRRAQEMDAAIWGTRAAFIGGFDATSNVRAGKLFHIPVSGTHAHSMIQAYRDEYTAFKKYAERHRDCVFLVDTYDTLKSGVPNAIKVAQELGDQINFLGVRLDSGDMAYLSKEARKMLDAAGFNEAKIYASNNLDESTILSLQSQGAKIDVWGVGTKLITAYDQPALGAVYKLVSIEDENGNMQDTIKISGNPEKVTTPSMKKLYRIINTINNNAEGDYITLENEQPNDEDRLKMFHPVHTYISKFVTNFNAINLHHDVFVDGSLTYKSPNLNNMQAYAKEQLNLFWEEYKRTINPEEYAVDLSQKTWDNKMNNIREVREKVGKMGKYQ